The following are encoded together in the Phaseolus vulgaris cultivar G19833 chromosome 9, P. vulgaris v2.0, whole genome shotgun sequence genome:
- the LOC137821161 gene encoding glycylpeptide N-tetradecanoyltransferase 1, whose translation MGDSSVPSGSPNAKPDLVDGDSVVSNNASLETIVQSFQDSMSLGKRHKFWETQPVGQYKDVGDASLSEGPIEPPTPLSEVKQEPYNLPNAYEWTTCDMESAETCDEVYVLLKNNYVEDDENMFRFNYSKEFLSWALRVPGYYRSWHIGVRAKASKKLVAFISGVPARIRVNTEIVKMAEINFLCVHKKLRSKRLAPVMIKEVTRRVHLENIWQAAYTAGVVLPTPITTCQYWHRSLNPKKLIDVGFSRLGARMTMSRTIKLYKLPDSPVTPGFRKMELRDVPAVTRLLRNYLSQFVVAPDLDENDVEHWLLPNENVVDSFLVESPGSHEITDFCSFYTLPSSILGNQNYSILKAAYSYYNVSTKTSLTQLMNDVLIVAKQKDFDVFNALDVMHNENFLKELKFGPGDGQLHYYLYNYRIRNALKPSGLGLVLL comes from the coding sequence atGGGTGATAGCAGTGTTCCATCTGGGTCTCCAAATGCAAAACCAGATCTTGTTGATGGAGACTCTGTGGTTTCCAACAACGCCTCGTTGGAAACCATTGTGCAAAGTTTCCAAGATTCAATGTCTCTTGGTAAGAGACACAAGTTCTGGGAAACACAACCTGTTGGGCAATACAAGGATGTTGGGGATGCAAGTTTGTCTGAAGGACCCATTGAGCCCCCAACACCTTTGTCCGAGGTTAAGCAGGAGCCTTATAACCTTCCCAATGCTTATGAGTGGACCACGTGTGACATGGAGTCTGCGGAAACCTGTGATGAGGTTTATGTTCTGCTGAAGAACAACTATGTTGAGGACGATGAAAACATGTTCCGGTTCAACTATTCCAAGGAGTTTCTCAGTTGGGCGTTGCGCGTTCCGGGGTATTACCGGAGTTGGCACATTGGTGTGCGTGCCAAGGCCTCCAAGAAGTTGGTTGCTTTCATCAGTGGCGTGCCTGCAAGGATCAGAGTGAATACGGAGATTGTGAAGATGGCTGAGATCAATTTCTTGTGTGTTCATAAGAAGCTCAGGTCGAAGAGGCTTGCGCCTGTGATGATCAAGGAGGTCACCAGAAGGGTTCATTTGGAGAATATTTGGCAGGCTGCTTATACAGCTGGGGTGGTGCTTCCAACACCAATCACGACTTGTCAGTATTGGCACCGATCGTTGAATCCGAAGAAGCTGATTGATGTTGGGTTTTCAAGGCTTGGTGCTAGGATGACGATGAGTCGCACAATCAAACTTTACAAGTTGCCGGATTCCCCGGTTACTCCTGGATTCAGGAAAATGGAGCTTCGGGATGTGCCGGCTGTTACTCGGCTGCTTAGAAACTATTTGAGTCAGTTTGTTGTTGCACCTGATTTGGATGAAAATGATGTTGAGCACTGGCTACTTCCCAATGAGAATGTGGTGGATAGTTTCTTGGTGGAGAGTCCGGGGAGTCATGAAATCACTGACTTCTGCAGCTTCTATACTCTCCCCTCTTCGATCCTTGGAAATCAAAATTACTCAATTTTGAAAGCTGCTTATTCTTATTATAATGTCTCCACCAAAACCTCATTGACCCAGTTGATGAATGATGTACTAATTGTAGCAAAGCAAAAGGATTTTGACGTTTTCAATGCCTTGGATGTGATGCACAATGAGAACTTCCTCAAAGAGCTCAAGTTTGGACCGGGAGATGGACAGCTTCACTACTACTTGTACAATTATAGGATTCGTAATGCCTTGAAACCATCTGGACTTGGGCTTGTGCTTTTGTAG